The Desulfatiglans anilini DSM 4660 sequence CAGGGCCGGCTCCAGCCTCGATTCGGCCCTTTTCATAGCCGTGATCAGTTCTGCGTATTTCTGCTTCGTAAGGTCGTATTTCTGCTGGCTCGACCGCCGCAACGTGTCGCTGGTGTAATGTTTGATCTCCGACCGCCATTCGCTGAACAAGGCCTCGGAGACATCCTCGACCGAGCGGATGCGGGCACGGACTTCTCCCGCCTTGGCTTCGCTCCGCTGCAGCGTCGCGTTGAGCCTGTCGTATTCCTTTTCGAGATCACCCCCTTGGAAGTTGACTACCCGCTTGTATTGCCCCATCGCCGTCAGGAACTGCTCTTTAGCCTCATTCTGGGTGTCGCGCGCCGCCTTGACACGGTCGACCATGATCTCGCGCTTGTGCACCCCCAGCTTTTCCATGGTCCCATAGTACATGCTGCTGCAGCCGCTCAAGCCGAAAATGACAGCAGCGAGAATGAAGGGGCGTATTTTCATACTCATGCTCCTTTGTCCCATTTGCTTTTAAACAATCCAGCTCGACTTACCATGGCCGTCAAACATTACGGCAGAGAATGATGTTTATGCCGTCACAGCGCATTACAACATCCCCCTCCTGATTGATCACTTCCACGAGAGATCGAACGATGCCTCGATCCGGTTTGGAATCGGATTTCCTGGTCTCCAAGACGGTGACCCTCACAGTGAGCGAATCGCCGGGCCGGACGGGTTTTAACCACCAAAGCTCTTTCAGACCGGGCGAACCGACACTCGACACCGGGGATAAATAACGTTCGACCAGCAGGCGCATGGCCATTGCGGCGGTGTGCCACCCGCTTGCCACCAGGCCGCCGAAAGCCGTCTCGCGGGCCTTTACCGGATCCGTGTGAAAAACCTGGGGATCGTAACGCCTGCCGAACTCGATGATTTCTTCCTCCGTCACCGAGACGGTCCCAAGATGGTGGACTGATCCGGGCAGGTAATCCTCGAAGAACCTTTCTTGAACCGGCACGTTCACACCCATGTTCTGCACGTTGATGCTCCTTTTCCTCTCCTAAATGCCCCGCGGAGCGAAACCCGAACCGTAAATGTGGAAAACCCTCCACAGACGCCTGACAAGGCAGAGACAGGACCAAGCCCGAAACGCACCGGCCATGTTGCCCCTTCCTGAACAAGAGCTCTATATATCATATTTATTCTGTCTCTTGGAAGCGTTGGATTCACTTTTACGCACCAACGCGGCCGATATTACACCATCACTTGCGTCTATCGAATCACTCTCCGAGAAAACTTTTGAAACATTTATTCATCCCATGAAGATGCTGATTCGACAAAACCTCAATGATTATGCACTTTGCAACATCGAAAATGCCTTCCCTAAAGATGCGTTGGCTAAACAAATGATTTTTTCATCTGCAGTCACAAACATCCATTCTCATCAAGCGCAAATTATGCTTCCTAGAACAGCATGCCGATGCTAAAATGCGATCGGCTTTCGATTTCATCACATTCTCCATTTGGCGGATATCCTTGGCAACACGTCTTTTAAAAATCCTTTTTGTATCATGAAAAACGCTCACCCGAAAGCAGGAGGAGAATGAGCATGGAAAATGAAAAGCATCCTGGTGACTCCTTTTTTAAAGACAAGGTGGCTATCATCACAGGCGCATCTACAGGCATAGGACTCGGTTTGAGCCGTGGTCTGCTTGCGCGTGGGGCTGAGGTGTACATGTGCAGCCGAACGCCCAAAAACATCGCGGCGGCGGCGGAATCCCTTCGGAAACACGGCGGGCGCGTCCACGCGCAGGTGTTGGACGTGCGCGACGAAGATGCAGTCAACGCCTATATCGAATACGTAGGGAGCAGAGGTCCTATCGACTACATATTCTGCAACGCAGGCGTAGGCTTCGGCCAGGCGTTCACCGTGACCAAAAGAGAGGACTGGAATACGGTTTTCGACGTCAATCTGTTCGGTGTCGTGAACTGCGTTCACGCGGTCTTGCCCATCATGATCAAACAAGGATACGGGCATATCGTGAACACCGCTTCCGTATGCGGGATCGTGCCTCTGCCCTATCAGACCGTCTACGCGGCGTCGAAATATGCCGTTGTGGGGTTCAGCGAGGACCTGCGCTACGAAATGTCCTTCCACAATATCAAGGTGACGACGGTCTGTCCCGGGGCGGTGGATACGATGATCTTCTATCGCACCCTCGATTACAAACTCCACATGGATATGCCGAAGCCGCCCGAGGCGATCAGCATCGACCAGGCAGCCGACGAGATCCTCGAAGGCGTTGAAGCGGGTCGCAATATTATACCCGTTCAGGACTTCGCGCGCAGGATGCACCACGCCATCGGCGCCAACCCGTCGGAGGTCGAAGAAACGATGTGGGCATTGGCGAACCAAAGGCGCGGGGAACCGCAATACCAGGCGGACAAGTTGCCGGGGGAGTGATGCCGATTGCGAACGGCCAGTATCCCAGCACCCGGCCCCGCGCGAACCGTTTCATCCGTGAGGGCTCTTTTCCGGCAATCGCGCGGCGTACGCGTCCGACCGTATAGGCGGCCCTGTGCCGCCGTGGCATAAGCGGCCGGTTTTCTTGATCTCGGGGCAACGTCCTCATTTCCGGATTGGAGCCCCGCTTGCTTTGGACGATCGTTTCCGCAAGGACACGAGCCGGCTGATTTCCACCTCGCATAAACTGCGTGCCCCGGAGGCCGCCCGTCGCGGTGCTGGCTGCAGGAACACCCCGTGGCGGCATCCACCAGGAGGGGCACCCTTTCCTCTGCGATCACCACGGGTATGGAGGTCTCAATGAACCGCCGCTCCTTCAAGAGACAGCTCTATTTGATATGGTTCTCTTCGCTTATCCTTGCCCTCCCATGCGCTGGACAAGCGGCCACCCTTCTGGAAGATCGAACCCCGGAGGCCGGGGGAATTGCCTTGAACCCCCAGACGGTCTACACTTTTCTAGGTTGGGATCAACTGGGCCGCGCCCTGGGTCTGAAAGATGAATGGGGGGTTCGTGTGGGAGGATTCCTCATCCCCGAATTCAACCGGATTGCCTCGGGCGGAGCCGATCCGCACTCGAGTCATGCGAGCCTCGCCGTGGGCATTCACACGTCCGTCGATCTTCAAACGGCCTTCGGCATCCGCGGGGGGACCCTGGGCGTCGAATTCCTCGGGTTTACTGGAGACCCCATCACCCATGCGGCCGGCTGCATCCAGATGTTCAGCAATATGGACGGGTCGCCCCCCAGAGACCGTGTGGAGATGATGCAGGCATGGTGGCATCAGCGTTTGTTCGAAGACAAGCTCACCTTTCATATCGGGAAGATGAACGCGGCCGGCCACTTCGGCACGGTTACGAAACCGGTCATCATCACCGAAACGCACCTTCAGGATCGAAGCAGTGATATCAGCAGCCTGATCTGGGTCCCTGTAGGCCTCAATCCGACCTTGCTGACCATCCTCCCGGCCTATTACAACACGGCGTACGGGGCCACGGT is a genomic window containing:
- a CDS encoding DUF2959 domain-containing protein produces the protein MKIRPFILAAVIFGLSGCSSMYYGTMEKLGVHKREIMVDRVKAARDTQNEAKEQFLTAMGQYKRVVNFQGGDLEKEYDRLNATLQRSEAKAGEVRARIRSVEDVSEALFSEWRSEIKHYTSDTLRRSSQQKYDLTKQKYAELITAMKRAESRLEPALVPLRDQVLFMKHNLNAMAIAGLSRELISVETNVDELVNEIEVSVAQADAFIASLENE
- a CDS encoding SDR family NAD(P)-dependent oxidoreductase, with amino-acid sequence MENEKHPGDSFFKDKVAIITGASTGIGLGLSRGLLARGAEVYMCSRTPKNIAAAAESLRKHGGRVHAQVLDVRDEDAVNAYIEYVGSRGPIDYIFCNAGVGFGQAFTVTKREDWNTVFDVNLFGVVNCVHAVLPIMIKQGYGHIVNTASVCGIVPLPYQTVYAASKYAVVGFSEDLRYEMSFHNIKVTTVCPGAVDTMIFYRTLDYKLHMDMPKPPEAISIDQAADEILEGVEAGRNIIPVQDFARRMHHAIGANPSEVEETMWALANQRRGEPQYQADKLPGE
- a CDS encoding carbohydrate porin — its product is MNRRSFKRQLYLIWFSSLILALPCAGQAATLLEDRTPEAGGIALNPQTVYTFLGWDQLGRALGLKDEWGVRVGGFLIPEFNRIASGGADPHSSHASLAVGIHTSVDLQTAFGIRGGTLGVEFLGFTGDPITHAAGCIQMFSNMDGSPPRDRVEMMQAWWHQRLFEDKLTFHIGKMNAAGHFGTVTKPVIITETHLQDRSSDISSLIWVPVGLNPTLLTILPAYYNTAYGATVHFAPTREFYASYGFFDGNLARGVQTGLKWKPHFNSYTLHIGEMGYSWRVGEHRKPGRLGVGAWAQTGDFYTPALTLEDGAEGYYLFANQRLWYMRPNINNAGIISYFQYAHTGADSLMVNDYVGAGLSGVGLVPGRPYDTISAGMAWSGLNDLPGAGAFFCPETPSSSNDLRGHELMLQAAYLTTLVFETSKAFWTLTPQLAYTYIPTPGRRPDLDAAHVFTLRFVVLF
- a CDS encoding MaoC family dehydratase, which gives rise to MGVNVPVQERFFEDYLPGSVHHLGTVSVTEEEIIEFGRRYDPQVFHTDPVKARETAFGGLVASGWHTAAMAMRLLVERYLSPVSSVGSPGLKELWWLKPVRPGDSLTVRVTVLETRKSDSKPDRGIVRSLVEVINQEGDVVMRCDGINIILCRNV